One genomic window of Fusobacterium sp. FSA-380-WT-3A includes the following:
- a CDS encoding DMT family transporter, translating to MNIKTKNLLQIHIAVFLLGFSGLFGRLVSTSIFTLILGRTFFSALALFLLLKYQKISLKLEKPKEYFYLIILGIFLSLHWITFFHSINLSTVAIGLLTFSTFPFFVTFLEPIIFKEKLYFSDIVVAIIAFIGISFVVPSFDFGNDMTIGGLWGIFSGILYAIFSLGNRAITQKYSGPLVSFYEQLVVMFSLIPTYLITREIVTRKDIFLMALLGIVFTALAHTLVISSLKHVKAKTSSIIFCLEPLYSITAAAFILNEIPSIKTLFGGVIIICAVLYSTIKSKK from the coding sequence ATGAATATTAAAACAAAAAATCTACTTCAAATTCATATAGCTGTTTTTCTTTTAGGTTTTTCTGGGTTATTTGGAAGGTTAGTTTCAACTTCAATTTTTACTCTTATTTTAGGAAGAACATTTTTTTCAGCTTTAGCTTTATTTCTCTTATTGAAATATCAAAAAATAAGTTTAAAGTTGGAAAAGCCAAAAGAATATTTTTATTTAATCATACTTGGAATTTTTTTATCTCTTCATTGGATTACTTTCTTTCACTCAATAAATCTTTCAACTGTGGCAATAGGACTTTTAACTTTTTCAACTTTTCCTTTTTTTGTAACTTTTTTAGAACCGATTATATTTAAAGAAAAATTATATTTTTCTGATATAGTTGTAGCTATTATAGCTTTTATAGGTATATCTTTTGTAGTTCCTTCTTTTGATTTTGGAAATGATATGACAATAGGTGGATTATGGGGAATTTTTTCAGGGATTTTATATGCTATTTTTTCTTTAGGAAATAGAGCTATCACTCAAAAATATTCTGGTCCTCTAGTTTCTTTTTATGAGCAATTAGTAGTGATGTTTTCTCTAATTCCTACATATTTAATAACAAGAGAAATTGTAACAAGAAAAGATATATTTTTAATGGCTCTTTTAGGGATTGTATTTACAGCTCTAGCTCACACTCTTGTAATTAGTTCTTTAAAACATGTAAAAGCTAAAACTTCTAGTATCATTTTTTGTTTAGAACCTCTGTATTCTATAACAGCAGCAGCTTTTATATTGAATGAAATTCCTAGTATAAAAACACTTTTTGGAGGGGTTATTATTATATGTGCTGTTCTTTATTCTACTATAAAAAGTAAAAAATAA
- a CDS encoding winged helix DNA-binding protein: protein MENKELLNNLISVFQLIEEFNKKDFSKNYSELNISDVHSIDFIGKTKNPNITSLSKHMNFTKSGALKIVKKLLEREYIKQFQNPDNKKEKYFSLTEKGREIFIKHEILHKEAEERDSKIFQNFSNVEKETISKFLNLLENDIKNKLSKD from the coding sequence ATGGAAAATAAAGAATTATTAAATAATTTAATATCAGTATTTCAATTAATAGAGGAGTTTAATAAAAAAGATTTTTCTAAAAATTATTCAGAATTAAATATCAGTGATGTTCATAGCATAGATTTTATTGGAAAAACTAAAAATCCTAATATTACAAGTCTAAGTAAACACATGAATTTTACCAAAAGTGGAGCCTTAAAAATAGTGAAAAAACTTTTAGAAAGAGAATATATAAAACAATTTCAAAATCCTGATAATAAAAAAGAGAAATATTTTTCTTTAACTGAAAAAGGAAGAGAGATATTTATAAAACATGAAATTTTACATAAAGAGGCTGAAGAAAGAGACAGTAAAATATTTCAAAATTTTTCTAATGTTGAGAAAGAGACTATTTCAAAATTTTTAAATCTTTTAGAAAATGACATAAAAAACAAATTATCAAAAGATTAA
- a CDS encoding cyclase family protein, with the protein MIEISIKISDEDKVWDFVRKNENPLMMSGHIGTHIDVYNKTFIPEKYIERRTITIDCKKYDLNREIGIEILEDYEIVEGDFVIFFTDIQKDNKYGSDIYIKNHFQLSWELIEELLKKKVSFIGIDCAGIRRGEEHILADKKCEDNQTYVIENLDSNALGNMNKIEETLIIWHRTPLLTGLPVRIFKKER; encoded by the coding sequence ATGATTGAAATAAGTATAAAAATATCTGATGAGGATAAAGTTTGGGATTTTGTAAGAAAAAATGAAAATCCATTGATGATGAGTGGACATATTGGAACTCATATAGATGTATATAATAAAACTTTTATACCTGAAAAATATATTGAAAGAAGAACAATAACAATCGATTGTAAAAAATATGATTTGAATAGAGAAATAGGTATAGAAATATTAGAAGATTATGAAATAGTAGAAGGAGATTTTGTAATATTTTTTACTGATATTCAAAAAGATAATAAATATGGAAGTGATATATACATTAAAAATCACTTTCAATTAAGTTGGGAGCTTATAGAGGAACTTTTGAAAAAGAAAGTTAGTTTTATAGGAATAGATTGTGCTGGAATAAGAAGAGGGGAAGAACATATTTTAGCTGATAAAAAATGTGAGGATAATCAAACATATGTTATAGAAAATTTAGATTCAAATGCTTTGGGAAATATGAATAAAATCGAGGAAACTTTAATAATTTGGCATAGAACACCTTTGTTGACAGGGTTACCAGTTAGAATATTTAAAAAGGAAAGATAA
- a CDS encoding 4Fe-4S binding protein: MNISKVTTFYFSPTHSTKKVVENIAKGIGKEIENIDITFSWKDLTEYSFKEDELIIVGSPVYAGRVPKIIREALKKIKGNNTPIILVGVYGNRAFEDYFVEMQDIFEENNFIVVGAGAFLGTHSYTTKVATGRPTVEDLEKAFNFGKEIIKKLETKTENLRIELPGNRPYKADGPSRGVAPEPNENCKDCGQCIKVCPTEAISKENHRSIDVTKCILCHACVRFCKFNGREVKGDAIKPFIDFLEGKCSDYKEIKLFI; encoded by the coding sequence ATGAACATATCTAAAGTTACAACTTTTTATTTTAGTCCAACTCATTCAACTAAGAAAGTTGTAGAAAATATTGCTAAAGGGATAGGAAAAGAAATAGAAAATATAGATATCACTTTTTCTTGGAAAGATTTAACAGAATATTCTTTTAAAGAAGATGAATTAATTATAGTAGGTTCTCCAGTATATGCTGGAAGAGTTCCAAAAATTATAAGAGAGGCTCTAAAAAAAATAAAAGGAAATAATACTCCTATTATTTTAGTTGGAGTTTATGGAAACAGAGCCTTTGAAGATTATTTTGTAGAGATGCAAGATATATTTGAGGAAAATAATTTTATAGTTGTAGGAGCAGGAGCATTTTTAGGAACACATTCTTATACTACAAAAGTAGCAACAGGTCGTCCAACAGTTGAAGATTTAGAAAAAGCTTTTAATTTTGGAAAAGAGATAATTAAAAAATTAGAAACTAAAACAGAAAATTTAAGAATAGAGTTACCAGGGAATAGACCTTATAAAGCAGATGGACCAAGTAGAGGAGTAGCTCCAGAGCCAAATGAAAATTGTAAAGATTGTGGACAATGTATTAAAGTTTGTCCAACAGAAGCTATTTCTAAAGAAAATCATAGAAGTATTGATGTTACAAAATGTATTTTATGTCATGCTTGTGTAAGATTTTGTAAGTTTAATGGAAGAGAAGTTAAAGGAGATGCTATAAAGCCTTTTATTGATTTCTTAGAAGGAAAATGTAGCGACTATAAAGAGATAAAATTATTTATCTAA
- the hydF gene encoding [FeFe] hydrogenase H-cluster maturation GTPase HydF: protein MQNTPNSNRVNIVIVGAVNSGKSSLLNSIVEQNIAIVSSEEGTTTDSVKKAMELIPFGPVLFIDTAGFNDNSKLGNLRIEKTINEIKKSDFAIYVIDGNNFIEEEYKENLLILKKYSLPYLVVVNKEELLNEEKKNEIKSKIDNCLFISTKNRDSILNFKKYLIEKLNVLEEEPSLLKGIVEYGEKIVLVVPIDSEAPKGRLILPQVQILRDALDNGIKSVVCRDTELEEVLKEEDNIKLVITDSQAFKNVDKIVNNRYPLTSFSILFARQKGEIDKLIEGIEVIKNLKENSNVLIAETCTHNTSHEDIGRVKIPTLLQKKLNKKINFTFSAGKDFPEDLSKYDLVIHCGGCMITRKNMENRIKFCNEKNLKVTNYGLVLAYLTGILEKAIEPLK, encoded by the coding sequence ATGCAAAACACACCAAATTCAAATAGAGTAAATATTGTGATAGTAGGAGCTGTTAACTCTGGGAAATCCTCTTTATTAAATAGTATAGTAGAACAGAATATTGCTATTGTTTCATCAGAAGAGGGAACTACAACAGACTCAGTAAAAAAAGCAATGGAGTTAATCCCTTTTGGACCTGTGTTATTTATAGATACAGCAGGATTTAATGATAATAGTAAACTAGGAAATTTAAGAATTGAAAAAACTATCAATGAAATAAAAAAATCTGATTTTGCAATATATGTTATTGATGGAAATAATTTTATTGAAGAAGAATATAAAGAAAATCTTTTAATTTTAAAGAAATATTCTCTTCCTTATTTAGTGGTAGTGAATAAAGAAGAATTATTGAATGAAGAGAAGAAAAATGAAATAAAATCTAAAATAGATAATTGCTTATTTATTTCAACTAAGAATAGAGATTCTATATTAAATTTCAAAAAATATTTAATTGAAAAGTTGAATGTTTTGGAAGAAGAACCTAGTTTATTAAAGGGAATAGTAGAATATGGAGAAAAAATTGTATTGGTAGTGCCAATAGATTCAGAAGCTCCAAAGGGAAGATTAATTTTACCACAGGTTCAAATCTTAAGAGATGCTTTAGATAATGGAATAAAATCAGTAGTTTGTAGGGATACAGAGTTAGAGGAAGTTTTAAAAGAGGAAGATAATATTAAATTAGTTATAACAGATTCCCAAGCTTTTAAAAATGTGGATAAAATAGTAAATAACAGATATCCTCTTACAAGTTTTTCAATTTTATTTGCTAGGCAAAAGGGAGAAATAGATAAATTAATAGAAGGGATAGAGGTTATTAAAAACTTAAAAGAAAATAGTAATGTTTTAATAGCTGAAACTTGTACCCATAATACTTCTCATGAAGATATTGGAAGAGTAAAAATACCAACTCTTTTACAGAAAAAATTAAATAAAAAAATAAATTTTACTTTTTCAGCAGGAAAAGATTTTCCAGAGGATTTATCAAAATATGATTTAGTTATTCATTGTGGTGGTTGTATGATAACTAGAAAAAATATGGAAAATAGAATAAAATTTTGTAATGAGAAAAATCTAAAAGTCACAAATTATGGTTTGGTTTTAGCCTATTTAACAGGGATATTAGAAAAAGCTATTGAACCTTTAAAATAA